A genomic stretch from Sphingomonas faeni includes:
- a CDS encoding glycosyltransferase family 2 protein, with protein MTEVSVVTLGKGRPDHLVNVVRGLIRQTLMPTELIVAVMQDDLYDLPEAPFPIRQIQVVADALPLASARNAAARTAIGDVIVFLDMDCIPTPTLLSDYAGFLDTFDGLLMGEVLYLPGGATEGDWQYDRFAEIAVKHSDRRGPPPQGIEICTDYRCFWSLNFAMRTTTFLDLGGFDERYVGYGGEDTDFGKALDEAGVAIAWIKGGLAYHQYHPHHMPPVHHLDSVVRNAELFETKWGYRTMGHWLQAFRLMGLIDPTPGRPIRILRRPDAADLALTGQQSHQPYANTATVIRLLEDRLAATERAAAAE; from the coding sequence ATGACCGAAGTTTCTGTCGTCACCCTGGGCAAGGGGCGTCCCGACCACCTCGTCAACGTCGTCCGCGGCCTGATACGCCAGACGCTGATGCCGACCGAACTGATCGTCGCGGTAATGCAGGACGATCTGTACGACCTGCCCGAGGCGCCCTTCCCCATCCGCCAGATTCAGGTCGTCGCCGACGCCTTGCCACTCGCTTCGGCGCGTAACGCCGCGGCGCGCACGGCGATCGGCGACGTCATCGTGTTTCTGGACATGGACTGCATTCCGACGCCCACGCTGCTTTCCGATTATGCCGGGTTCCTCGACACGTTCGACGGGCTGTTGATGGGCGAAGTCCTGTACCTGCCGGGCGGCGCGACCGAGGGCGACTGGCAGTACGACCGGTTCGCCGAGATCGCGGTGAAGCATTCGGACCGCCGCGGCCCACCGCCGCAAGGCATCGAAATCTGCACCGACTATCGCTGTTTCTGGTCGCTCAATTTCGCCATGCGAACGACGACGTTCCTCGACCTCGGCGGCTTCGACGAACGCTATGTCGGGTATGGCGGCGAGGACACCGATTTCGGCAAGGCGCTCGACGAGGCTGGCGTGGCGATCGCGTGGATCAAGGGCGGTCTGGCCTATCACCAATATCATCCGCACCACATGCCGCCGGTGCACCATCTCGACAGCGTGGTGCGCAATGCCGAGTTGTTCGAGACCAAGTGGGGCTATCGGACGATGGGCCACTGGCTCCAAGCATTCCGCCTGATGGGCCTGATCGACCCGACCCCGGGTCGGCCGATCCGCATCCTGCGACGCCCCGACGCCGCCGATCTTGCGCTGACCGGACAGCAAAGCCATCAGCCCTATGCCAATACCGCGACCGTCATCCGTCTCCTGGAAGATCGGCTGGCGGCGACCGAACGAGCCGCGGCGGCCGAATGA
- a CDS encoding polysaccharide pyruvyl transferase family protein, with protein sequence MTASDHLTAQRTILATVYRTHVAPGSRYALVDFPDHANVGDSAIWLGELALLRQITGRDPCYVSTWHDFEIDAFRDACPDGILFLHGGGNLGDIWPHHQRFREHILATIRDRTVVQLPQSVHFRVLAQVDRFATLVADHPDFVLYVRDTRSLDFARKHLSCPSHLAPDSAYALGERSAGPPQCDLLMLMRTDDERQGYAMPSTTQAIVADWLEDDPDLPVGVDAIAREAQAVARVDRGLRLLAQGRVVVTDRLHGHILSDLLGIPHVVLDNEYGKIAKYLDAWSFPKEIVTKAATMEEALSLADGLLATR encoded by the coding sequence ATGACGGCCAGTGATCACCTGACGGCACAGCGTACCATTCTCGCTACAGTCTATCGGACGCACGTGGCACCCGGATCGCGTTATGCGCTGGTCGACTTTCCGGATCACGCGAACGTCGGCGACAGCGCGATCTGGCTCGGCGAGCTTGCCCTGCTACGCCAGATAACCGGGCGCGATCCGTGCTATGTTTCGACCTGGCACGATTTCGAGATCGATGCCTTTCGCGACGCCTGCCCCGACGGCATCCTGTTTTTACATGGCGGCGGCAACCTCGGCGACATCTGGCCGCATCACCAGCGGTTTCGCGAGCATATCCTCGCAACGATCCGCGATCGAACGGTCGTGCAGCTCCCCCAGTCGGTCCATTTCCGCGTACTTGCGCAGGTTGACCGGTTCGCCACGCTCGTCGCCGACCATCCGGACTTCGTCCTGTACGTCCGCGATACGCGCAGCTTGGACTTCGCCCGGAAGCATTTGTCATGCCCATCGCACCTCGCTCCGGACTCTGCGTATGCACTGGGCGAACGATCGGCAGGCCCGCCACAGTGCGACCTGCTGATGCTGATGCGCACCGACGACGAGCGGCAGGGCTACGCCATGCCATCGACGACCCAGGCGATCGTCGCAGATTGGCTGGAGGACGATCCAGACTTACCGGTCGGCGTCGACGCCATAGCACGCGAGGCTCAAGCGGTTGCACGCGTCGATCGTGGACTGCGGTTGCTCGCGCAAGGCCGGGTCGTCGTGACGGACCGACTGCATGGGCACATACTTTCAGACCTGCTGGGTATTCCGCACGTCGTACTGGACAATGAGTACGGCAAGATCGCCAAGTATCTGGATGCCTGGTCCTTCCCAAAAGAGATCGTGACGAAGGCTGCGACGATGGAGGAAGCCCTGAGTCTTGCCGACGGGCTTCTCGCCACAAGATGA
- a CDS encoding glycosyltransferase family 2 protein gives MTAAIDVSLLICTRDRAGSLMTTLDSVGRAFAYAPGMTVEVVLVDNGSVDDTPERLAAWQAMQAFPVHLVREPRPGLACARNTGLALCRGRIIAMTDDDCVLHADYFAALRAAFESVGGPTIIGGRILLGDPADLSVTIKLEDHDMVAPSGGFLGGFVMGANLAFTADVVTLTGRFDERFGAGAPFVAAEDTDFLFRAAGLGVAVLYNPRIVVDHHHGRRDTVEETRLLAGYSFGDGALYAKYLFSDRRALLAIAADIFDVRLDVIRPVTTHAGIKHFYWFRLRHKARGFASYWWSNLRRNRSPAMR, from the coding sequence ATGACTGCCGCCATCGACGTCAGCCTGCTGATCTGTACGCGTGACCGTGCCGGCTCCCTCATGACGACGCTCGATTCCGTCGGGCGAGCTTTTGCGTACGCGCCCGGCATGACGGTGGAAGTCGTGCTCGTCGACAATGGCTCCGTCGATGATACGCCAGAGCGGTTGGCGGCGTGGCAAGCCATGCAGGCGTTCCCGGTCCATCTGGTCCGAGAGCCGAGGCCGGGGCTTGCGTGTGCCCGCAATACGGGGCTCGCGCTGTGTCGGGGCCGTATCATCGCCATGACGGATGACGATTGCGTCCTCCATGCCGACTATTTCGCAGCCCTTCGCGCGGCGTTCGAAAGCGTCGGCGGACCGACGATCATCGGCGGCCGTATTCTTCTTGGCGACCCGGCCGATCTTTCCGTCACCATAAAACTTGAAGATCATGACATGGTCGCCCCATCGGGCGGATTCCTAGGCGGTTTCGTCATGGGGGCGAACCTCGCGTTCACCGCCGATGTCGTGACGTTGACGGGACGGTTCGACGAACGGTTCGGAGCCGGAGCCCCCTTCGTGGCGGCCGAGGATACGGACTTTCTGTTCCGTGCCGCAGGGTTGGGCGTCGCGGTTCTCTACAACCCGCGGATCGTCGTCGATCACCATCACGGACGTCGTGATACGGTGGAGGAAACCCGATTGCTGGCGGGCTACAGCTTCGGTGATGGCGCCCTGTACGCCAAGTATCTGTTTTCCGACCGGCGCGCTCTGCTCGCCATCGCCGCAGATATTTTTGACGTTCGCCTAGACGTGATACGGCCTGTCACCACGCACGCGGGCATCAAGCATTTCTACTGGTTCCGCCTTCGTCACAAGGCCAGGGGCTTCGCCTCCTACTGGTGGTCGAACCTGCGCCGGAACCGGTCGCCAGCGATGCGCTAA
- a CDS encoding glycosyltransferase — protein MRIAILCHVRQPIAQPFAGGMESQCWHLAAGLRGRGHDVVLFASGDSDPQFAIDAVIPEAYDRTFPDAEHLGFAPLIAHLDEGYAAACDRIAADGFDVVHNNSLHRFPLEPARTARVPTVTSLHVPPYDALRWFVHASAAPTHHLTATSAHQLAAWWPDGPPREASVLHNGIAPDAWPFVERGDGSAVWCGRMTPDKAPHLAAQAARIAGVPLTLFGPIEDRDYWDADVAPLIDGSIRYGGHLDAAALAREMGRASVFVFTPCWDEPFGLVAIEAMACGLPVAAFDRGALREIIGETGCFAPPGDVPALARAITDAVQRPREPQRDRVETAFTRDRWLDRCEGLYRDVIGHGLGQRA, from the coding sequence ATGAGGATCGCAATTCTCTGCCATGTCCGCCAGCCGATCGCCCAACCATTTGCCGGCGGGATGGAATCGCAATGCTGGCATCTGGCGGCGGGGCTACGGGGTCGCGGACACGACGTCGTGCTGTTCGCCTCGGGCGATAGCGACCCTCAGTTCGCAATCGATGCCGTGATCCCCGAAGCTTACGACCGCACTTTTCCGGACGCCGAACACCTCGGCTTCGCCCCGCTGATCGCCCATCTCGACGAAGGCTATGCCGCCGCTTGCGACCGGATCGCCGCCGATGGCTTCGACGTGGTACACAATAACAGCCTGCATCGCTTTCCGCTCGAGCCCGCGCGGACCGCAAGGGTGCCGACGGTCACGTCGCTGCACGTCCCGCCCTATGATGCGCTCCGTTGGTTCGTGCACGCCAGCGCGGCGCCGACCCACCACCTTACAGCGACTTCTGCGCACCAGCTTGCCGCCTGGTGGCCGGACGGACCGCCACGCGAAGCGTCGGTGCTGCATAACGGCATCGCCCCAGACGCATGGCCTTTCGTCGAGCGAGGCGACGGCAGCGCGGTCTGGTGCGGAAGGATGACGCCGGACAAGGCGCCGCATCTGGCAGCGCAGGCGGCCCGGATCGCCGGCGTCCCGCTGACCCTGTTCGGACCGATCGAGGATCGCGACTATTGGGACGCCGACGTCGCGCCGCTGATCGACGGTAGCATCCGATATGGCGGACATCTGGATGCCGCGGCGTTGGCACGGGAAATGGGCCGCGCCTCTGTGTTCGTCTTTACGCCATGCTGGGACGAGCCGTTCGGACTGGTCGCGATCGAGGCGATGGCGTGCGGCCTGCCGGTGGCGGCGTTCGATCGTGGCGCCTTGCGGGAGATCATCGGCGAGACAGGATGTTTCGCACCGCCCGGCGACGTTCCAGCCCTTGCCCGCGCTATCACCGACGCGGTCCAACGCCCCCGCGAACCGCAGCGCGATCGTGTCGAGACCGCGTTCACGCGTGATCGGTGGCTCGACCGATGCGAGGGCCTCTACCGCGATGTCATCGGCCACGGATTGGGACAGCGTGCATGA
- a CDS encoding PIG-L deacetylase family protein, which translates to MKLLAISPHLDDAAFSAGALLASRVDQGWDVTVATCFTGNVAQPTGFALACQLDKGLGADVDYMALRRAEDVAACRALGASAIHLPFLEAPHRGYTSAKMLFEARLPDDRIISDVATALAELFAAERPDLILGPLCLGNHVDHHVVLDAIRRSCADHTVLLWEDWPYADREDRVAAMPALTERLTPETRARRIAACAAYGSQLGFQFGGVDAMTERTARIVEERFYPLHTH; encoded by the coding sequence ATGAAGCTGCTCGCGATATCACCGCATCTGGACGATGCCGCCTTCTCCGCCGGTGCGCTGCTGGCGTCCCGCGTCGATCAAGGCTGGGACGTCACCGTCGCGACATGCTTCACCGGCAACGTCGCGCAGCCAACCGGGTTCGCGCTGGCATGCCAGCTCGACAAAGGCTTGGGCGCCGACGTCGACTACATGGCGCTGCGCCGTGCCGAGGATGTCGCAGCGTGCCGGGCACTTGGGGCGAGCGCGATCCACCTCCCGTTTCTGGAAGCACCGCATCGCGGTTACACCTCGGCAAAGATGTTGTTCGAGGCACGGCTGCCCGATGATCGGATTATAAGCGATGTCGCGACCGCGCTGGCCGAACTTTTCGCGGCGGAAAGGCCGGATCTAATCCTCGGGCCGTTATGCCTCGGCAACCATGTCGACCATCACGTCGTTCTGGATGCGATACGGCGATCCTGTGCCGATCATACAGTATTGCTGTGGGAAGACTGGCCTTATGCCGATCGTGAAGACCGGGTTGCCGCCATGCCGGCGCTGACCGAACGCCTTACCCCCGAAACGCGCGCGCGGCGGATTGCCGCCTGTGCCGCGTACGGGTCGCAACTGGGCTTCCAGTTCGGCGGCGTCGACGCAATGACGGAGCGGACTGCGCGGATCGTCGAGGAACGCTTCTACCCGCTTCACACGCACTGA